One Nostoc sp. UHCC 0302 DNA window includes the following coding sequences:
- a CDS encoding O-antigen ligase family protein has translation MRPQNLEEKVVWYCLIGTYGLYFLGACYFSISLIAWFLTLYLCKKLWNQTENTATEDKITIPPSVWIWIISMLVIEVALIMGHIDFDLGIPKIITSSINWARNWAYLALFPLIGCLNIRPKLLYRGVCIVGLQSLIMIPIFYIAHELHLPNVLYSSPLRFIGGNDVTFYSVQLYVFEDGNVNQIRLSLFAPWPPALGLVGCVYFLLSSQETNRKWRLIGMLASVAMIVSSVSRLGILCLATVPAITWILVNFIEPKVQLAAGVISLFTGMFAPFVIDSLKIFKEQFSQARADSSQLREVLGRMALAGWKEAPIWGHGIIAPRGIPFTKFMPIGTHHTWFGLLFEKGAVGLIALAFPLLWSFIDLLYKAYKNQTAKVALSVLLVLFLFTFGEKIEGLVYLYWPGLIIMGIAFKQKI, from the coding sequence ATGCGGCCTCAAAACTTAGAAGAAAAAGTAGTTTGGTATTGCTTAATAGGCACATATGGTCTTTACTTTCTGGGAGCTTGTTACTTTTCAATATCTCTAATTGCATGGTTTCTAACACTATACTTATGTAAAAAACTTTGGAACCAAACTGAAAATACAGCAACTGAAGACAAAATAACCATTCCTCCTAGTGTATGGATATGGATTATTTCTATGTTGGTCATAGAAGTTGCTTTAATTATGGGTCATATAGATTTTGATTTAGGAATACCTAAAATAATTACCTCCTCAATAAACTGGGCAAGGAATTGGGCTTATCTTGCATTATTTCCTCTGATTGGTTGCCTTAATATCCGTCCCAAACTACTTTACCGAGGAGTCTGTATTGTTGGCTTACAAAGCCTAATTATGATTCCAATTTTCTACATAGCACATGAGCTACATCTACCAAATGTTTTATATAGTTCTCCACTGCGATTTATCGGGGGTAATGATGTAACATTTTATAGTGTACAACTTTATGTATTTGAAGATGGCAATGTCAATCAAATTCGCTTATCATTATTTGCGCCTTGGCCTCCAGCATTAGGATTGGTAGGCTGTGTCTATTTTTTGCTTTCATCTCAAGAAACTAACAGAAAGTGGCGGTTAATTGGTATGCTCGCTTCTGTCGCTATGATTGTATCTTCAGTCTCACGCTTAGGTATTTTGTGCCTTGCTACAGTTCCAGCAATAACTTGGATTTTAGTAAATTTTATTGAACCTAAAGTACAACTTGCAGCAGGGGTAATTAGTCTATTCACAGGTATGTTTGCCCCTTTTGTTATCGATTCTCTCAAAATATTCAAAGAACAGTTCTCACAAGCTCGAGCTGACTCTTCTCAACTTAGAGAAGTTTTAGGCCGCATGGCTTTGGCAGGTTGGAAAGAAGCTCCTATATGGGGTCATGGAATTATTGCTCCACGCGGAATACCATTTACAAAATTTATGCCTATTGGCACTCATCACACTTGGTTCGGTCTTCTGTTTGAAAAGGGAGCAGTAGGTTTAATTGCATTAGCATTTCCCTTATTATGGAGCTTTATAGATTTACTATATAAAGCCTATAAAAACCAAACTGCCAAAGTAGCTTTAAGTGTACTCTTAGTTTTGTTTTTATTTACTTTTGGCGAAAAAATAGAAGGCTTAGTGTACCTTTATTGGCCTGGTTTGATAATAATGGGTATTGCATTCAAACAAAAAATTTAG
- a CDS encoding lipopolysaccharide biosynthesis protein: MLINKLKQQFSGQYIRNVGWLGGAELANRIFRLGTTITLARLLSPYDYGLVAVVLTTNEFATVFTLKAGIGSKIVQADEQEVKLVCDTSYWLNWILCGSIFIIQCIAAFPIALFYGNNQLIFPICVAALVYLMFPIFMIQSALIQRESRLNVTALCNVIQSLIANIATIGLALLGFGMWAVVLPIVLSTPIWIVISYMNHSWRPPKSFKLERWQEVTNFGKDILGVELLNKLRANIDYLLIGRFLGINALGIYYFAFNAGLGISLNVMSAVTSALFPYLCEVRGNFKQLKERYFSSLKSTASFTVPLILLQSSLAPFYVPIIFGQKWVTAIPILIIICLSALPLTLYNPTYLLLNAIGKTQINLYWNLIYTVLFVISLLVVVHWGIFWVAVTVLICQLVAQPAFSIWAIRYLFGQKSSFLVIKKP, encoded by the coding sequence ATGCTAATTAATAAGTTAAAACAACAATTTTCAGGCCAATATATTCGTAATGTTGGTTGGTTAGGAGGAGCAGAGTTAGCAAATCGTATTTTCCGACTGGGGACAACAATTACTTTAGCTCGTTTATTAAGTCCTTATGATTACGGTTTGGTAGCAGTCGTTCTTACAACTAATGAATTTGCCACCGTTTTTACCCTCAAAGCTGGGATTGGGTCTAAGATTGTTCAAGCTGACGAACAAGAGGTAAAACTTGTATGCGATACATCGTACTGGCTTAATTGGATTCTATGCGGCTCAATTTTTATTATTCAGTGTATTGCTGCCTTTCCAATTGCTTTGTTTTATGGAAATAATCAACTTATTTTCCCTATCTGTGTTGCCGCTTTAGTCTACTTAATGTTCCCAATTTTTATGATTCAGTCTGCACTGATTCAAAGAGAAAGCCGACTAAATGTTACAGCTTTATGTAATGTTATTCAATCGTTAATTGCTAATATTGCAACAATAGGTTTAGCTCTCTTAGGATTTGGGATGTGGGCTGTAGTTTTACCCATTGTCTTATCAACTCCAATATGGATCGTTATTAGTTATATGAATCATTCATGGCGACCTCCTAAGTCTTTCAAACTTGAGCGGTGGCAAGAAGTTACAAACTTTGGTAAAGATATACTTGGCGTTGAATTACTAAATAAGCTAAGAGCTAATATAGATTACTTACTTATTGGACGTTTTCTAGGAATTAATGCATTAGGGATATACTATTTCGCCTTTAATGCTGGATTAGGAATTAGTCTGAATGTAATGAGTGCAGTTACTTCAGCTTTATTTCCTTATCTTTGTGAGGTTCGTGGTAACTTCAAGCAGTTAAAGGAGCGATATTTTAGTAGTCTCAAATCGACTGCTAGCTTTACAGTTCCACTCATTCTTCTACAATCGAGCTTGGCACCATTTTATGTGCCAATAATTTTCGGACAAAAATGGGTGACAGCAATTCCCATCTTGATTATTATCTGCCTTTCAGCTCTACCGCTCACGCTTTATAATCCTACTTATTTACTACTCAACGCTATAGGTAAAACCCAGATAAATCTCTACTGGAATCTAATTTATACTGTGTTATTCGTAATTTCTTTACTAGTAGTGGTACACTGGGGAA